A DNA window from Dehalogenimonas sp. THU2 contains the following coding sequences:
- a CDS encoding Maf family nucleotide pyrophosphatase — protein MNESFEIITVRITGFGEFGDVIGEYDDKRVNVFGGIPGETVTARVIRSNDDGIDAVVESVIEPSPHRRSPVCQHFGECSGCQWQHIDYRHQLELKHALVERALRAKDIDTVIQPALSSPVEFGYRNHARLTVRRRMNRFGFINRVTRRFVPVDQCPIMAEGVNSLMAALEGRCAETTQFSIRYGVNTDSYLIQPKLKNPDVTVITGQTYYHEILSGHRFRVSSPAFFQVNTSQAERLADLIRNRLSLTGGETLIDAYAGVGTFAVLLAPYVKKAIAIEESGAAIKDARENVRGLHNVELLEAKTESVLPHLGRLADAIIIDPSRTGCHPAALKTLNFYPPKRLVYVSCNPEALARDLRVLTHGPYEIEDITPVDLFPQTYHVETVATLRSTPEKEQAFLNRQNLILASASPRRSEILTAMGLKFETVASNVPETPTEGLSPEEQAVAHARAKAAAVAVNCESGTVIAADTIVVMGDEILGKPGSPEAATDMLKKLRGKSHRVITAIAVTDAATGETVSDHLASQVTMRHYTDQEIEVYVNSDSPLDKAGAYGIQDKEFNPVARIKGCYSNVVGLPPCLMLDLLLTIGVHPALSSNWRPDGDCPDCKKWQCG, from the coding sequence ATGAATGAGTCGTTCGAGATCATCACCGTACGGATTACAGGCTTCGGCGAGTTCGGTGACGTCATTGGCGAGTACGACGACAAAAGGGTCAACGTTTTCGGCGGTATCCCCGGCGAGACGGTGACGGCGCGGGTCATCCGAAGCAATGACGACGGCATTGATGCTGTCGTCGAGAGCGTCATCGAACCTTCTCCTCACCGCCGCTCCCCGGTCTGCCAACATTTCGGCGAATGCTCCGGCTGCCAATGGCAGCATATAGACTACCGGCACCAGCTTGAACTCAAACACGCACTAGTCGAACGGGCGCTCAGGGCTAAAGACATCGATACGGTTATTCAGCCGGCTTTATCCTCGCCGGTTGAATTCGGTTACCGCAATCACGCGCGTCTCACGGTGCGCCGCCGCATGAACCGGTTCGGCTTCATCAACCGCGTCACACGACGTTTCGTTCCCGTGGACCAATGCCCCATCATGGCCGAGGGCGTAAATAGCCTCATGGCCGCTTTGGAAGGCCGCTGCGCCGAGACGACCCAGTTCTCCATCCGCTATGGGGTAAACACCGATTCCTACCTCATCCAACCCAAGCTGAAAAACCCGGATGTCACCGTCATCACCGGGCAAACCTATTACCACGAGATCCTTTCCGGACACCGGTTCCGGGTGTCTTCACCGGCTTTTTTCCAGGTGAACACATCCCAAGCCGAACGCCTGGCCGATCTCATCCGGAACCGGTTGAGCCTAACGGGCGGTGAGACCCTTATCGACGCTTACGCCGGTGTCGGGACCTTTGCCGTTCTGCTGGCGCCGTACGTCAAAAAGGCCATCGCCATCGAAGAATCCGGCGCGGCGATAAAAGACGCCCGGGAGAACGTCCGCGGCCTCCACAACGTCGAACTACTCGAAGCAAAGACGGAATCGGTGCTGCCTCACCTGGGCAGGCTGGCCGACGCCATAATAATCGACCCTTCACGCACCGGTTGCCATCCGGCTGCGCTGAAAACCCTGAATTTTTATCCGCCGAAACGTCTAGTTTATGTTTCCTGCAATCCCGAAGCCTTGGCCCGCGATCTGCGGGTATTGACCCACGGTCCTTACGAGATAGAGGACATCACACCGGTAGACCTTTTTCCGCAGACCTACCATGTAGAGACAGTGGCCACATTGAGATCGACCCCCGAAAAAGAACAAGCTTTTCTGAATCGTCAAAATCTCATTCTGGCCTCCGCCTCACCCCGCCGCAGCGAAATACTCACCGCCATGGGGTTGAAGTTCGAGACCGTGGCGTCCAACGTCCCCGAAACACCGACCGAAGGTCTGTCACCGGAGGAACAAGCTGTCGCTCATGCTCGCGCCAAGGCGGCGGCAGTGGCGGTAAACTGCGAAAGCGGCACTGTCATTGCCGCCGACACCATCGTGGTCATGGGTGACGAAATATTGGGCAAACCAGGATCGCCGGAAGCGGCAACCGACATGCTGAAGAAACTCCGCGGCAAGTCCCACCGCGTCATCACCGCGATAGCCGTCACCGACGCCGCCACCGGCGAAACGGTCTCGGACCACCTCGCCAGCCAGGTCACTATGCGGCATTACACCGACCAGGAAATCGAGGTTTATGTCAACAGCGACAGCCCGCTGGATAAAGCCGGGGCTTACGGCATCCAGGATAAAGAATTCAATCCCGTCGCCCGTATCAAAGGCTGTTACTCGAACGTGGTAGGCTTGCCGCCTTGCCTGATGCTGGACCTGCTCTTAACAATCGGCGTCCACCCGGCGCTATCGTCGAACTGGCGACCTGACGGCGATTGCCCGGATTGTAAGAAATGGCAGTGCGGTTAG